The proteins below are encoded in one region of Streptomyces roseirectus:
- a CDS encoding type I polyketide synthase: protein MSNEDKLRHYLKQMTAELRQTKQRLQEVEDAAAEPIAIIGMSCRYPGGVNSPEDLWQLVAEGGDAISSFPPDRGWDVDDLYDADPDSAGKSYTSKGGFLQDASRFDPAFFEISPREALAMDPQQRLLLEASWETFERAGIDPAAVRGSRTGVFAGVIYHDYATRLVDLPEGVEGYIGTGNSGSVASGRIAYTLGLEGPAVTIDTACSSSLVALHLACESLRKGECTLALAGGATIMATPAIFVEFSRQRGLAADGRCKAFADAADGTGWGEGVGMLLVERLSDALRNGHRVLAVVRGTAVNQDGASSGLTAPNGPAQQRVIRQALLNAQLTADQVDVVEAHGTGTRLGDPIEAQAILATYGQDRPADRPLLLGAVKSNIGHTQAAAGVAGVIKMVHAMRHGVVPKTLHVDQPSRQVDWAAGAVSLLTEATEWPETGEPRRAGVSSFGVSGTNAHAILEQAPPVEEVPAVEPVGAVPWVLSAKTEVALRAQAERLVAFLDATPGVSAVDVGFSLTAGRGVFEHRAAVVGGDVVSRRAGLVALAEGTSAPGLVQGVVGGRKVVFVFPGQGAQWVGMAVELLGSSPVFAESMRACAEALEPHVEWSLLDVLGDAAALERVDVVQPVLFSVMVSLAALWRSYGVEPAAVIGHSQGEIAAAAVAGALSLEDAARVVALRSKALLALSGRGGMVSVSLPVDAVEERLARWGGRVSIAAVNGPGSIVVSGDVDALDELLAQAEADGFRARRIPVDYASHSAHVEEIEGELAKVLSGITPRPSQVPFYSTVTVEQIDTSVMDADYWYRNLRQTVRFEETVRLLADQGHRLFVESSAHPVLAMAVQETSEEITAIGSLRRDEGGLDRFLLSLAEAHVHGADVDWSAVFPGGRLTDLPTYPFQRQRYWLEAAAPEAGASVDPVDAQFWDAVERENLEALADALDVDGDAPLSEVLPAMSAWRRSRRDQSTVDSWRYHPSWQPLTDPLKQRLDGTWLLVVPAMGELVTAVDELVAAVADALTGHGATVVPLTLDEGADRTALAERLRTITQAGQAGQAGTPTAALAGVLALSPERPDQVLALVQALGDADIEAPLWCATRGAVSTGAADRLTSPEQAAIWGLGRVAALEHPGRWGGLVDLPDVLDERALGRLAGVLAGAGDEDQLAVRGSGVFVRRLVRARAEAAGGGGTWKPRGTTVVTGGTGALGGHVARWLAGAGAEHLVLLSRRGRDAEGAAELEAELIGLGARVTVESCDVTDKAALAEVLRVADEVAPVRAVVHAAGVLDAGLLEALTPERLDAVLRPKAQAALHLDELTADRELDAFVLFSSFAATLGAAGQGNYAAANAVLEALAQRRRAAGLPATAIAWGPWADGGMADDAAVGARLRRGGLPVLKPAMAIAALRQALDHDETLLAVADVDWAKFAPGFTAARTSPLIGDLPEVRALREAPAETGTGDSALHARLSGMSEAERRRAVLSLVRGHVAAVLGHGPDEQVEADRAFRELGFDSLTAVDLRNRLASATGLKLPTTLVFDYPSPSVLADFLLAEVSETAATPSAALPATTSVDDEPIVIVGMACRFPGGVSSPEDLWRLVADGGDAISPVPTDRGWDIDGLFGDDGEAGTSYTREGGFLYDVAEFDPTFFGISPREALSMDPQHRLLLEASWEAFERAGIDPSTLRGSRTGVFAGANGQDYAALLMSTPDAADGYLLTGNAGSVVSGRISYTFGLEGPAVTVDTACSSSLVALHLAAQSLRQGESTLALAGGVTVMSTPSMFVEFSRQRGLAADGRCKSFSAAADGTSWAEGVGVLVVERLSDARRNGHPVLAVVRGSAVNQDGASNGLTAPNGPSQQRVIRQALSSARLSADQVDVVEAHGTGTVLGDPIEAQALLATYGQDRPAERPLLLGALKSNIGHTQAAAGVAGVIKMVQAMRHGLVPQTLHVDRPTPEVDWSSGGVSLVTEATPWPVTEEPRRAGVSSFGISGTNAHVIIEQAPVEEPVPSAEPVGVVPWVLSGKSEAALRAQAARLSSFVDSTPELNPVDVAFSLAAGRAALGHRAVVLAGDAAGFREGLGALASGTSASGVVRDTVSEGRLAFLFSGQGSQRVGMGRELYGSHPVFADAFDAVCARFDSELGRPLKDVVFGEGELLGQTAYTQPALFAVEVALFRLVESWGLTPDFVAGHSIGELAAAHVAGVLSLADACALVAARGRLMQELPGGGAMVAVQASEDEVAPLLVDGVSIAAVNGPSSVVVAGDEAQVLELVASFEGRKTKRLTVSHAFHSSHMDGMLDAFREVAAGLTYEAPRIPIVSTLTGTEVTPDAEYWVRHVREAVRFLDGVRALEAKGVTTFVELGPDGALSALAQECWTGEGLAAVPVLRKDRDEAQSLLTALATAHTRGASVDWTALFEGRARRVDLPTYAFQRERYWPEVPAMPDEVRVDSADDGFWAAVEQESLAEALAVDPETPLSEALPAMSAWRRSRREKSTVDSWRYEVTWQPVDAAASAPLAGRWLVVLPTGAAWAEEVADALTARGVDAVRVELTGVDGDRARLAERLRAAVGDGVPAGVLSLLAATGTVRPSLTLVQALGDNEWEAPLWCLTRGAVAVGASERPEAPEQAQVWGLGRVAALEHPQRWGGLVDLPGALDGRAVDRLVAVLAGTGEDQLAIRPSGVFARRLRRAVSGSAGEWRPSGTVLVTGGTGALGAQVAHWLAGNGAEHLVLTSRQGREAPGAAGLVEELTGLGVEVTVAACDVADPAALDALLAGLAGPPLTAVVHAAGVLEPGLLDTLTAEQTARVLRPKVDATRNLHERTRDLGLSAFVLFSSFAGAIGAAGQGNYAAANAYLDALAEQRRADGLAATSIAWGPWAEAGMAADGAHEERLRRGGLPPMAPHLALAALREAAGRSAAAVVVADVDWAAFGPAFTALRPSPLLDAVLPVRPVADAGPVADGVSAAERLARLPEAERGAFLTELVRGEVASVLGYPSADRVQPEQAFLELGFDSLTAVELRNRIGAATGLTLPATLTFDHPTIGALAGFLDAELAGSGAGAPAPEAAGSGFLGSLYRQAVRQGTLSDFVTLLADAARFRPRFDATTELRPPALVRLAEGPAAPELICCSGTAAIAGPHEFARLASAMRGVRDVSALPLPGYLRDEPLPAELEDALRVQAEAVRAHTAGRPFVLFGHSGGATMANALACHLEETGTAPAAVVLADIYSTDDLELLTEWQQDLARWTFERESMYVPMDDFRLTAMGAYDQFLATGKRLPAKAPTLLVRATEPMAEWSGERDWRSTWDFAHTTVDVPGNHFTMMAEYASVTAESINHWLTGVL from the coding sequence ATGTCCAATGAGGACAAACTCCGTCACTACCTCAAGCAGATGACCGCCGAACTCCGGCAGACCAAGCAGCGTCTCCAAGAGGTCGAGGACGCGGCCGCCGAGCCGATCGCGATCATCGGCATGAGCTGCCGGTACCCCGGCGGGGTCAACTCCCCCGAGGATCTGTGGCAGTTGGTGGCCGAGGGCGGCGACGCCATCTCCTCGTTCCCGCCCGATCGTGGCTGGGACGTCGACGACCTCTACGACGCCGACCCCGACAGCGCCGGCAAGTCCTACACCAGCAAGGGCGGGTTCCTCCAGGACGCCAGCCGGTTCGATCCCGCGTTCTTCGAGATCTCCCCGCGTGAAGCGCTCGCCATGGATCCCCAGCAGCGGCTTCTTCTCGAAGCGAGCTGGGAGACCTTCGAGCGCGCGGGCATCGACCCCGCCGCCGTGCGCGGTAGCCGTACCGGTGTCTTCGCCGGGGTCATCTACCACGACTACGCGACTCGCCTGGTCGACCTTCCGGAAGGCGTCGAGGGGTACATCGGCACCGGTAACTCCGGCAGCGTCGCCTCCGGTCGCATCGCCTACACCCTTGGCCTCGAAGGGCCTGCCGTCACCATCGACACCGCCTGCTCCTCCTCGCTGGTAGCTCTTCATCTGGCCTGTGAATCGCTCCGGAAGGGCGAGTGCACCCTCGCGTTGGCCGGTGGCGCGACCATCATGGCCACGCCGGCGATCTTCGTGGAGTTCAGCCGTCAGCGGGGACTTGCGGCGGACGGGCGGTGCAAGGCGTTCGCGGACGCGGCGGACGGGACCGGGTGGGGGGAGGGGGTGGGGATGCTGCTCGTCGAGCGGCTGTCCGATGCGCTGCGCAATGGGCATCGGGTGTTGGCCGTGGTGCGGGGTACTGCCGTCAACCAGGACGGGGCGAGTAGTGGGCTCACCGCGCCCAATGGGCCCGCCCAGCAGCGGGTCATCCGTCAGGCGTTGCTGAACGCGCAGCTCACCGCTGATCAGGTTGACGTCGTCGAGGCGCACGGGACGGGTACTCGGCTCGGGGATCCGATCGAGGCGCAGGCGATTCTTGCGACCTACGGGCAGGATCGGCCTGCTGATCGGCCGTTGCTGCTCGGGGCGGTCAAGTCCAACATCGGGCATACGCAGGCTGCTGCCGGTGTGGCGGGTGTCATCAAGATGGTGCATGCGATGCGGCATGGGGTGGTGCCGAAGACGCTGCATGTGGATCAGCCGTCGCGGCAGGTTGACTGGGCGGCGGGGGCGGTGTCCTTGCTGACGGAGGCCACGGAATGGCCGGAGACCGGTGAGCCTCGGCGGGCGGGAGTCTCGTCGTTCGGGGTGAGTGGGACCAACGCGCACGCGATTCTTGAGCAGGCGCCGCCGGTTGAGGAGGTTCCCGCGGTTGAGCCGGTGGGGGCCGTGCCGTGGGTGTTGTCGGCCAAGACTGAGGTTGCGTTGCGGGCTCAGGCGGAGAGGTTGGTGGCGTTCCTCGACGCGACGCCTGGTGTGAGTGCGGTTGATGTGGGGTTTTCGCTGACGGCCGGTCGTGGTGTTTTTGAGCATCGGGCGGCGGTGGTGGGGGGTGATGTGGTTAGCCGTCGTGCGGGTTTGGTGGCGCTTGCGGAGGGGACGTCGGCTCCTGGTCTGGTGCAGGGGGTTGTGGGCGGTCGCAAGGTCGTCTTCGTGTTCCCTGGGCAGGGGGCGCAGTGGGTGGGGATGGCGGTGGAGCTGCTGGGTTCGTCGCCGGTGTTCGCCGAGTCGATGCGGGCTTGTGCGGAGGCGCTTGAGCCGCATGTGGAGTGGTCTCTGCTGGATGTGCTGGGTGACGCCGCCGCGTTGGAGCGGGTCGACGTCGTGCAGCCCGTGTTGTTCTCCGTGATGGTGTCGCTGGCCGCGCTGTGGCGCTCGTACGGTGTCGAGCCTGCTGCGGTCATCGGGCACTCGCAGGGTGAGATCGCGGCTGCGGCCGTGGCGGGTGCGCTCTCGCTGGAAGATGCGGCGCGGGTGGTGGCGTTGCGGAGCAAGGCGTTGCTGGCTCTGTCCGGGCGGGGCGGGATGGTGTCCGTTTCGCTGCCGGTGGATGCCGTGGAGGAACGGCTGGCGCGTTGGGGCGGTCGTGTCTCGATCGCCGCCGTGAACGGCCCGGGTTCGATCGTCGTCTCCGGTGACGTCGACGCGCTCGACGAACTGCTGGCCCAGGCCGAGGCGGACGGGTTCCGTGCGCGGCGTATCCCGGTGGACTACGCCTCGCACTCCGCCCATGTCGAGGAGATCGAGGGCGAGTTGGCGAAGGTCCTGTCCGGCATCACCCCCCGTCCCTCGCAGGTCCCCTTCTACTCCACCGTCACCGTCGAGCAGATCGACACCAGCGTGATGGACGCCGACTACTGGTACCGCAACCTCCGCCAGACCGTCCGCTTCGAGGAGACCGTCCGCCTCCTGGCCGACCAGGGACACCGTCTCTTCGTCGAGTCCAGCGCCCACCCGGTCCTGGCCATGGCCGTTCAGGAGACCTCCGAGGAGATCACCGCGATCGGTTCCCTCCGTCGTGACGAGGGCGGCCTCGACCGCTTCCTGTTGTCCCTCGCCGAGGCCCACGTCCACGGCGCCGACGTCGACTGGTCGGCCGTCTTCCCCGGCGGCCGTCTCACCGACCTCCCCACCTACCCCTTCCAACGCCAGCGCTACTGGCTGGAGGCGGCTGCTCCGGAGGCCGGGGCCTCAGTGGACCCGGTGGACGCGCAGTTCTGGGACGCCGTCGAGCGGGAGAACCTGGAGGCGCTGGCCGACGCGCTCGACGTGGACGGTGATGCCCCGCTGAGCGAGGTGCTGCCCGCCATGTCGGCGTGGCGTCGGAGCCGTCGGGACCAGTCCACCGTGGACTCCTGGCGCTACCACCCGAGTTGGCAGCCGCTGACCGACCCGCTGAAGCAGCGGCTGGACGGCACCTGGCTGCTGGTCGTACCGGCCATGGGCGAACTCGTGACCGCCGTGGACGAACTCGTGGCCGCCGTGGCGGACGCCCTGACCGGGCACGGCGCGACGGTCGTGCCGCTGACGCTGGACGAGGGGGCCGACCGCACGGCGCTGGCCGAGCGGCTGCGGACGATCACTCAAGCGGGCCAAGCGGGCCAGGCGGGAACGCCGACCGCAGCGCTCGCCGGAGTGCTGGCGCTGTCCCCCGAGCGCCCGGACCAGGTCCTCGCCCTGGTTCAGGCGCTCGGCGACGCCGACATCGAGGCGCCCCTGTGGTGTGCCACCCGGGGCGCGGTCTCCACCGGTGCCGCCGACCGGCTGACCAGCCCCGAGCAGGCCGCGATATGGGGGCTCGGCCGGGTGGCCGCCCTCGAACACCCCGGGCGTTGGGGTGGTCTGGTCGATCTGCCCGACGTGCTCGACGAGCGCGCGCTCGGTCGGCTGGCCGGGGTGCTGGCCGGTGCCGGGGACGAGGATCAGCTCGCCGTCCGTGGGTCCGGCGTGTTCGTGCGCCGTCTGGTGCGCGCGCGTGCCGAGGCGGCCGGGGGCGGCGGGACCTGGAAGCCGCGCGGTACGACCGTCGTCACCGGTGGCACCGGGGCGTTGGGCGGGCACGTCGCGCGCTGGCTGGCCGGTGCCGGTGCCGAGCACCTGGTGCTGCTGAGCCGCCGTGGCCGTGACGCCGAGGGCGCGGCGGAGCTGGAGGCCGAGCTGATCGGGCTCGGCGCCCGGGTCACCGTCGAGAGCTGTGACGTCACCGACAAGGCGGCGCTCGCCGAAGTGCTGCGGGTCGCCGACGAGGTCGCGCCGGTGCGTGCCGTGGTGCACGCGGCCGGTGTGCTGGACGCGGGGCTTCTCGAAGCGCTCACCCCCGAGCGGCTGGACGCCGTCCTGCGGCCCAAGGCCCAGGCCGCGCTCCACCTCGACGAGCTGACCGCCGACCGCGAACTCGACGCCTTCGTGCTCTTCTCCTCCTTCGCCGCCACGCTCGGTGCGGCGGGGCAGGGCAACTACGCCGCCGCCAACGCGGTCCTCGAAGCGCTCGCCCAGCGTCGCCGCGCCGCCGGACTGCCGGCCACCGCGATCGCCTGGGGGCCCTGGGCGGACGGCGGCATGGCCGACGACGCCGCCGTCGGCGCCCGTCTGCGGCGTGGCGGGCTTCCGGTGCTCAAGCCCGCCATGGCGATCGCCGCCCTGCGCCAGGCCCTGGACCACGACGAGACGCTGCTCGCCGTCGCCGACGTCGACTGGGCGAAGTTCGCGCCCGGCTTCACCGCCGCCCGCACCAGCCCGCTCATCGGTGACCTTCCCGAGGTCCGCGCCCTGCGCGAGGCGCCGGCGGAGACCGGCACCGGTGATTCGGCCCTGCACGCCCGGCTGTCCGGCATGTCCGAGGCCGAACGGCGCCGCGCCGTGCTGTCGCTGGTGCGCGGCCATGTCGCCGCCGTGCTCGGGCACGGACCCGACGAACAGGTCGAGGCCGACCGCGCCTTCCGCGAGCTGGGCTTCGACTCGCTCACCGCGGTCGACCTGCGCAACCGGCTCGCGTCCGCGACCGGACTCAAGCTCCCGACGACGCTCGTCTTCGACTACCCGAGCCCGTCGGTCCTCGCCGACTTCCTGCTCGCCGAGGTCTCCGAGACCGCCGCCACGCCGTCGGCCGCGCTGCCCGCCACCACATCCGTCGACGACGAACCCATCGTCATCGTCGGCATGGCCTGCCGCTTCCCCGGCGGTGTCTCCTCCCCGGAGGACCTGTGGCGGCTCGTCGCCGACGGCGGCGACGCGATCTCCCCGGTGCCGACCGACCGGGGCTGGGACATCGACGGCCTCTTCGGCGACGACGGCGAGGCGGGCACCTCCTACACCCGCGAGGGCGGGTTCCTCTACGACGTGGCCGAGTTCGACCCGACGTTCTTCGGGATCTCGCCGCGCGAGGCGCTGTCCATGGACCCGCAGCACCGGCTCCTCCTCGAAGCCTCCTGGGAGGCGTTCGAGCGCGCGGGCATCGACCCGTCCACCCTGCGCGGCAGCCGCACCGGCGTCTTCGCCGGCGCCAACGGCCAGGACTACGCGGCCCTGCTCATGTCCACCCCCGACGCCGCCGACGGCTACCTCCTCACCGGCAACGCGGGCAGTGTCGTCTCCGGCCGCATCTCCTACACCTTCGGCCTCGAAGGCCCCGCCGTGACCGTCGACACCGCGTGCTCCTCGTCGCTGGTCGCGCTGCACCTCGCGGCGCAGTCGCTGCGACAGGGCGAGTCCACGCTCGCGCTGGCCGGCGGCGTGACGGTCATGTCGACGCCCAGCATGTTCGTCGAGTTCAGCCGCCAGCGCGGCCTCGCCGCCGACGGCCGCTGCAAGTCCTTCTCCGCCGCCGCCGACGGCACCAGCTGGGCCGAGGGCGTCGGCGTCCTCGTGGTGGAACGCCTCTCCGACGCCCGCCGCAACGGCCACCCCGTGCTCGCGGTGGTGCGCGGCAGCGCGGTCAACCAGGACGGCGCCTCCAACGGTCTCACCGCCCCCAACGGCCCCTCCCAGCAGCGGGTCATCCGCCAGGCCCTGAGCAGCGCCCGCCTCTCCGCCGACCAGGTCGACGTCGTCGAGGCCCACGGCACCGGCACGGTCCTCGGCGACCCCATCGAGGCCCAGGCCCTGCTCGCCACCTACGGCCAGGACCGGCCCGCCGAACGGCCCCTGCTGCTCGGGGCGTTGAAGTCCAACATCGGCCACACCCAGGCCGCCGCCGGTGTCGCGGGCGTCATCAAGATGGTCCAGGCGATGCGCCACGGCCTGGTTCCCCAGACCCTGCACGTGGACCGGCCCACGCCTGAAGTCGACTGGTCGTCGGGCGGGGTCTCCCTCGTCACCGAGGCGACCCCCTGGCCGGTCACCGAGGAACCCCGCCGGGCCGGGGTCTCGTCGTTCGGCATCAGCGGTACCAACGCGCACGTCATCATCGAGCAGGCACCGGTTGAGGAGCCGGTCCCTTCCGCCGAGCCGGTGGGCGTGGTGCCGTGGGTCCTGTCGGGCAAGTCCGAGGCGGCGCTGCGCGCGCAGGCCGCCCGGCTCTCGTCGTTCGTCGACTCCACGCCCGAGCTGAACCCCGTCGACGTCGCGTTCTCCCTGGCCGCCGGCCGCGCCGCACTGGGCCACCGCGCCGTGGTGCTGGCCGGTGACGCGGCGGGATTCCGCGAGGGCCTTGGAGCGCTGGCCTCGGGCACGTCGGCGTCCGGCGTGGTGCGGGACACCGTCTCCGAGGGGCGGTTGGCGTTCCTCTTCAGCGGCCAGGGGTCGCAGCGGGTGGGGATGGGGCGTGAGCTGTACGGCTCCCACCCCGTCTTCGCGGACGCGTTCGACGCGGTGTGCGCCCGCTTCGACTCCGAACTCGGGCGTCCGCTGAAGGACGTGGTGTTCGGGGAGGGTGAGCTTCTGGGGCAGACCGCCTACACCCAGCCGGCGTTGTTCGCGGTCGAGGTGGCGTTGTTCCGGCTGGTGGAGTCGTGGGGGCTCACGCCTGACTTCGTGGCCGGGCATTCGATCGGCGAGCTGGCGGCTGCGCACGTGGCGGGGGTGTTGTCCCTGGCGGATGCGTGTGCGCTGGTGGCTGCCCGTGGCCGCCTGATGCAGGAACTGCCGGGCGGCGGGGCGATGGTGGCGGTCCAGGCGTCCGAGGACGAGGTGGCGCCGCTGCTGGTCGACGGCGTGAGTATCGCGGCGGTCAACGGGCCGTCGTCGGTGGTGGTCGCGGGCGACGAGGCCCAAGTGCTGGAGCTGGTAGCCAGCTTCGAGGGGCGTAAGACCAAGCGGCTCACCGTCAGCCACGCCTTCCACTCCTCGCACATGGACGGCATGCTCGACGCCTTCCGCGAGGTCGCGGCCGGGCTCACCTACGAGGCCCCCCGCATCCCGATCGTGTCCACCCTCACCGGCACCGAAGTGACACCGGACGCCGAGTACTGGGTCCGCCACGTCCGCGAGGCCGTCCGGTTCCTGGACGGCGTCCGGGCACTGGAGGCGAAGGGCGTCACGACGTTCGTCGAACTCGGCCCCGATGGCGCACTGAGCGCGTTGGCCCAGGAGTGCTGGACCGGCGAGGGTCTGGCGGCTGTGCCGGTGTTGCGTAAGGACCGTGACGAGGCTCAGTCCCTGCTGACCGCCCTGGCCACCGCCCACACGCGAGGCGCGTCCGTCGACTGGACCGCGCTCTTCGAAGGCCGCGCCCGTCGCGTGGACCTCCCCACCTACGCCTTCCAGCGCGAGCGCTACTGGCCCGAGGTCCCGGCGATGCCCGACGAGGTGCGTGTCGACTCGGCGGACGACGGGTTCTGGGCCGCCGTGGAGCAGGAGAGCCTGGCCGAGGCGCTGGCCGTCGATCCGGAGACTCCGCTCAGCGAGGCGTTGCCCGCGATGTCCGCGTGGCGCAGGAGCCGGCGGGAGAAGTCGACCGTGGACTCCTGGCGGTACGAGGTCACCTGGCAGCCGGTGGACGCGGCGGCGTCCGCGCCGCTCGCCGGTCGCTGGCTGGTGGTGCTCCCGACCGGCGCCGCCTGGGCGGAGGAGGTCGCCGACGCGCTCACCGCGCGTGGCGTCGACGCCGTCCGTGTGGAGCTCACCGGGGTCGACGGCGACCGGGCGCGGCTCGCGGAGCGGTTGCGGGCGGCGGTGGGGGACGGCGTTCCGGCCGGGGTGCTGTCGCTGCTGGCGGCGACCGGGACGGTGCGGCCCAGCCTGACGCTGGTCCAGGCGCTCGGTGACAACGAGTGGGAGGCGCCGCTGTGGTGCCTGACCCGGGGTGCCGTCGCGGTCGGTGCCTCGGAGCGGCCGGAAGCGCCGGAGCAGGCGCAGGTGTGGGGGCTCGGCCGGGTGGCCGCGTTGGAGCATCCGCAGCGTTGGGGTGGTCTGGTGGATCTGCCCGGGGCTCTGGACGGGCGGGCGGTGGACCGGCTGGTCGCCGTGCTGGCCGGGACCGGTGAGGATCAGTTGGCGATCCGGCCGTCCGGGGTGTTCGCGCGCCGGTTGCGGCGTGCCGTCTCGGGGTCGGCGGGGGAGTGGCGGCCGAGCGGGACTGTGCTGGTCACCGGTGGGACCGGTGCGCTGGGGGCGCAGGTCGCGCACTGGCTGGCCGGGAACGGGGCCGAGCACCTGGTGCTGACCAGCCGTCAGGGCCGGGAGGCGCCCGGTGCGGCCGGTCTGGTCGAGGAGTTGACCGGGCTCGGTGTCGAGGTCACCGTCGCGGCCTGTGACGTGGCGGATCCGGCGGCGCTGGACGCGCTCCTCGCCGGGCTGGCCGGTCCGCCGTTGACCGCGGTCGTGCACGCGGCGGGGGTGCTGGAGCCGGGGCTGCTGGACACGCTCACCGCCGAGCAGACGGCCCGGGTGCTGCGGCCCAAGGTGGACGCGACCCGCAACCTGCACGAGCGGACCCGTGACCTCGGGCTGTCCGCGTTCGTGCTGTTCTCGTCGTTCGCCGGCGCGATCGGCGCGGCCGGGCAGGGCAACTACGCCGCCGCGAACGCCTACTTGGACGCCCTGGCCGAGCAGCGCCGGGCCGACGGGCTGGCGGCCACGTCCATCGCCTGGGGGCCCTGGGCCGAGGCGGGCATGGCGGCGGACGGCGCGCACGAGGAGCGGTTGCGCCGGGGCGGTCTTCCTCCGATGGCTCCGCACCTGGCGCTGGCCGCGCTGCGGGAGGCGGCGGGCCGGAGCGCTGCGGCGGTCGTCGTCGCGGACGTCGACTGGGCCGCGTTCGGTCCGGCGTTCACCGCGCTGCGGCCGAGCCCGCTGCTCGACGCCGTGCTGCCGGTCCGGCCGGTGGCCGACGCCGGGCCGGTCGCGGACGGGGTGTCGGCGGCCGAGCGTCTGGCGCGGCTGCCCGAGGCCGAACGGGGCGCGTTCCTCACGGAGTTGGTGCGGGGCGAGGTGGCCTCGGTGCTCGGCTATCCGTCGGCCGACCGGGTCCAGCCGGAGCAGGCGTTCCTGGAGCTGGGCTTCGACTCGCTCACCGCGGTCGAACTCCGCAACCGGATCGGCGCCGCCACCGGCCTGACCCTCCCCGCGACCCTCACCTTCGACCATCCCACCATCGGCGCGCTGGCCGGTTTCCTGGACGCCGAGCTGGCCGGCTCCGGCGCCGGGGCTCCGGCGCCGGAAGCCGCCGGGTCCGGGTTCCTGGGGTCGCTGTACCGGCAGGCGGTGCGGCAGGGCACGCTCTCCGACTTCGTCACGCTGCTCGCCGACGCGGCCCGGTTCCGGCCGAGGTTCGACGCGACGACGGAGCTCCGTCCCCCGGCGCTGGTGCGGCTGGCCGAGGGGCCCGCCGCGCCGGAGCTGATCTGCTGCAGCGGCACCGCCGCCATCGCCGGGCCGCACGAGTTCGCCCGCCTCGCCTCGGCGATGCGCGGGGTGCGGGACGTCTCGGCGCTCCCGCTGCCCGGCTACCTCAGGGACGAGCCGCTGCCCGCCGAACTGGAGGACGCGCTGCGCGTGCAGGCCGAGGCCGTGCGCGCGCACACGGCGGGACGTCCGTTCGTGCTGTTCGGGCACTCCGGCGGGGCGACCATGGCGAACGCGCTCGCCTGCCACCTGGAGGAGACCGGCACCGCCCCGGCCGCCGTCGTCCTGGCGGACATCTACTCGACGGACGACCTGGAACTCCTCACGGAGTGGCAGCAGGACCTGGCGAGGTGGACGTTCGAGCGGGAGTCGATGTACGTGCCGATGGACGACTTCCGGCTCACCGCGATGGGCGCCTACGACCAATTCCTCGCCACCGGGAAGCGGCTCCCGGCAAAGGCGCCGACGCTGCTTGTCCGAGCCACCGAACCGATGGCCGAATGGTCCGGGGAGCGCGACTGGCGGTCGACCTGGGATTTCGCTCACACGACAGTAGATGTGCCCGGAAACCACTTCACCATGATGGCGGAATACGCTAGCGTGACTGCCGAGTCGATAAACCATTGGTTGACGGGGGTTCTGTGA